Part of the Antechinus flavipes isolate AdamAnt ecotype Samford, QLD, Australia chromosome 2, AdamAnt_v2, whole genome shotgun sequence genome is shown below.
AAATAATGAACTAAATTTAGAGATTATAGTAGTTGATATTTGGGATAATAAATAGCTAATGATTTATTGTTCTCTTTCAGTGTTCCATTGGCAAGCTACAATAATGGGGCCAGTAAGTattcagattaattttgttgtagAATAGAATGTGTTAAGTCATTCATTATAAccacttttttctcttcatcaacAGAATGATAGTCCCTATCAGGGTGGAGTATTTTTCTTGACAATTCATTTCCCAACAGATTATCCCTTCAAACCACCTAAGGTAGGTAAACTatgtttatcattttcctttacgcattataaaaataatttggataaaCAAATTTATGTGAAACTTTTTCTTTTAGGTTGCATTTACAACAAGAATTTACCATCCAAATATTAACAGTAATGGCAGCATTTGTCTTGATATTCTACGGTCACAGTGGTCACCAGCACTAACTATTTCAAAAGGTAATTAAATGGTTATTAcagatttacaaatatattttacagtGACATGTATCTACAGAAAATCAGTGATTTTTCTGTTCATACAAAATTGGATGGATttacaatgtaaatcaacattgctatgtttactttttttttttctgggttttttttttcctcttatggttttcccttttgttctgatttttctctcccaacatgactcaaagaaatgtatatttttaaaaaattaatgtacacgtataaccaggaaaaataaataaagcagcaTATTATGTTAGAGAGTAAACAGTAATCACACTTGTGATGTCGTGTTCCTTTAAAGCAgcagttcttaactttttttgtcatATAGACCCTTTTGGCAATTGGCAATGAATAATGCTGTTaaagaataacataaaataataaataaaatattacaacaGAAACAAATCACATTGAAATACAGTCTGTAGATGAAGACGATTGATCATGTATGATCTGGCATCAGGTCTTAGAACTATAGTAATGTAGAAATGGTGATTAGCacaaattattttaagatttacaactataatgtgatatgaaaatattattcctatttgtGACAGTATCATAGATACTATTAATACTATTATGATTTGTAGAAGGAAATACTAAGTTtcagttaatattttttttcctcatcgaAATTCATGAATCTCTCAGATTAAAAAGTCTTTACTTTAAGTCATTCATCATTATAGAGAACAAAGAATGCCTGATAGGCAAGGATAGCTTAAGGTATTTTCAAATTTGAGCACATGCATACCTCTTGATCAAAGTTTAAAAATTGGAGATGTCATTTCAAGAGTGAAGGGAtgacaaaagagattaaaaagaaaaaggacctatctgtacaaaaatatagcagctcttttctcagggcaaaaagtTAGAATTTAAAGGACTGCCCTTCagttgggaaatgaatgaataaattgtggtgtgtgaCTATGATTAAATACTGttgttctatggaaaatgatgagcaggatgctctcagaaaagcctggaaagtcttccatgaaattatgcaaagtgaaatgtactatgtacaaagtaatagcaatgttgtaggaTGGCCATCTGTGCATGATTTTGCCATTCTTactaatacagtgatccaagactactgaagtaaagataaaaaatgttatccagagttagagaaagaattgattgtgtctgaaaacagactgaagcatactttgtttttttacttcatttttcttgtatttttggctgctgcccccccccccctcccccaaggcaGGGGTGGGTGTGGGTCTGTGGTTTTTTTCACAGcattacttttatggaaatgttttgcaaaacttcacatgtgccttctgaGGCAGGGGGAagagaaataaggaggaaaatctggaacttaaaactttacaaatatatgttaaattgctttacatgtaactggaaaaaataaaatataaaagaatggaGGAATGGCTAGATGTGATAATATACAAGTATAATTCCTGCTACTgagtcatgaattcaaatctagcctcagactatcaaattgtgtgacctgggcaagtcacttgaacttgttttttctctattttctcatctgtaaaatgagatagagatggaaatggcaaactacttcaaaatgtctttgccaaggaaactccaaatgaagtcatgagcataattgaacaataacataTCAGAGACTGGCAAACTACAGACTGTGGGTCAAATCTAGCCTACTTCTTGTTTTTGCATAGTCTATAAACTAAgaattattaaaactatttattcCACAGACCATATTTTACTAATTCTTGCTGTatactattatttatatatagttttctacAAACAGATTTCAAGCCTCTAGGCTTCTAATCAACATCACAAATTACGCTTGTACAAAACATATCATTAGCAATTACCTTTCCCACCCcactccaccccccaaaaaaagacagCTTTAAAAGTCTTTTGCCCTTTAATAACTACAAATTAAACCTATATCTTCAGAGAAGGTCTCTCCTCTTTGTAGGCCTTCTTGTAATGCAAGGGCTTTTTGGATCGTATTTATGACTGTCTTTGAATGCTTTCACTAAGGTTAGAATCATGACTAACCTGATCTGATTGGTTACAAAGAGAGGAGGTATTTCTATGAAGCTATAAATGTATTCATAACTTTattttcaccttaaaaaaaaaagaagtcttgatcttttgtttccttccatatctagaaatctattttttaaggtagGCTCTGctagaatatgaaaaaatattaaactgtTTTGAATCAGTgatatttgtaatttcatttagAATATTGTATCAGCCTTCTtgaaatttcagtttcttttaagGCATGCCTCATTTGgctaaatggaatttatttttttttattataactttttatttacaaggtagatacatggataatttttcagcattgactcttgcaaaaccttgtgttccaacttttcccctcctttcccccaccccctgtcctagatggcaggtagaccaatacatgttaaatattaagtGGAATTTGTAAA
Proteins encoded:
- the UBE2D2 gene encoding ubiquitin-conjugating enzyme E2 D2 isoform X3 translates to MFHWQATIMGPNDSPYQGGVFFLTIHFPTDYPFKPPKVAFTTRIYHPNINSNGSICLDILRSQWSPALTISKVLLSICSLLCDPNPDDPLVPEIARIYKTDREKYNRIAREWTQKYAM
- the UBE2D2 gene encoding ubiquitin-conjugating enzyme E2 D2 isoform X2; its protein translation is MALFHWQATIMGPNDSPYQGGVFFLTIHFPTDYPFKPPKVAFTTRIYHPNINSNGSICLDILRSQWSPALTISKVLLSICSLLCDPNPDDPLVPEIARIYKTDREKYNRIAREWTQKYAM